One Bosea sp. 685 DNA segment encodes these proteins:
- a CDS encoding GntR family transcriptional regulator, protein MAQNPADSIRRTVPQRTLGQQVYGQLQETILNGHLLPGTKLTLRGLATSLNTSIQPVREAVVRLAADGALHATPNRSILVPVLTRAELDDLHSARVLVEGEAAARFAERASEEDVVILSRINEDLRLAYDSSDVVKIVTSIQSWGLRIAQGSSSGVLQSAIFTLRLRLGPHLAEAMSVPAALDPDFLHFTVHINHEMVLAFRDRDPVRARDLRRADILTFQRDLYQRLGLTHRALVAG, encoded by the coding sequence TTGGCCCAGAACCCAGCCGACAGCATCCGACGCACTGTGCCGCAGAGGACGCTTGGGCAACAGGTTTATGGGCAATTGCAGGAAACCATCCTGAATGGGCACCTGCTGCCCGGCACGAAGCTCACCTTGCGTGGTCTGGCGACATCCCTGAACACCAGCATCCAGCCGGTTCGGGAAGCTGTCGTCCGACTCGCGGCGGACGGCGCGCTTCACGCGACCCCTAACCGCTCCATTCTGGTGCCGGTTTTGACCCGCGCCGAGCTCGACGATCTGCACTCCGCCCGGGTCCTGGTGGAAGGGGAGGCGGCAGCGCGCTTTGCCGAGCGCGCCTCCGAGGAGGACGTCGTGATCCTGTCGCGGATCAACGAGGATCTTCGCCTCGCCTATGACAGCTCGGATGTCGTGAAGATCGTGACATCCATCCAGTCCTGGGGCTTGCGGATCGCGCAGGGGTCATCGTCGGGCGTGCTGCAATCGGCGATCTTCACATTGCGGCTGCGCCTGGGGCCGCATCTCGCCGAGGCCATGTCCGTGCCGGCAGCGCTCGATCCCGACTTTCTGCATTTCACGGTCCATATCAACCATGAGATGGTCCTGGCCTTTCGGGACCGCGATCCAGTCAGGGCTCGCGACCTGCGGCGCGCGGACATCCTCACCTTCCAGCGCGACCTGTATCAGAGGCTCGGGCTCACCCATCGCGCGCTGGTCGCCGGCTAG
- a CDS encoding aspartate aminotransferase family protein: MASTKLNYRNDTLMLGFSDLKRLRSERPLVLTGGRGIRVFDERGRDYIEAVSSFYCVALGYSNEELIEAAIAQMRALPIYPSAIDRTVPAVMDLAEKLAALSPMPQTHVTFATTGSEANDHLIKFIWYANGFSGEPRRRKIISRWSSYHGSTIQLTALGGGSDLHRSFAVPTDECLYVSHPNWPGGAEPGESEAAYGDRLAAELRSVIEQAGPETVAAFFAEPVSVSAGMYVPPAGYFTKMKAVLDAYGILLVADEVVTGFGRTGQFWGTQTLDIKPDCMTSSKALSSAYQPISAILMSGDFYDRLERGSTEKGWFAHGGTYHAHPVAAAVALKTIEIYERRNLVAHVRAIMPAWARGLAALKDHPLVAETRCFGLLGAVQLKLPGDGEAAPASLRIGGLPAQVYQAGLEAGIIVRPLANCLVLSPPLIITIEEIGELFERLTRALDQVLKDMPAR; encoded by the coding sequence ATGGCCTCGACCAAGCTGAACTACCGCAATGACACCTTGATGCTCGGTTTCAGCGACCTCAAGCGGCTGCGCTCGGAGCGGCCGCTGGTCCTGACGGGCGGGCGCGGCATCAGGGTCTTCGACGAGCGCGGACGCGATTACATCGAGGCGGTTTCGTCGTTCTACTGCGTCGCGCTGGGTTATAGCAACGAGGAGCTGATCGAAGCCGCCATCGCGCAAATGCGCGCCTTGCCGATCTATCCCTCGGCGATCGACCGCACGGTTCCTGCCGTCATGGATCTGGCAGAGAAACTCGCGGCCCTGTCGCCGATGCCGCAAACCCATGTCACCTTCGCCACCACCGGTTCCGAGGCGAATGATCATCTGATCAAGTTCATCTGGTATGCGAACGGCTTCTCCGGCGAGCCGAGGCGGCGCAAGATCATCAGCCGCTGGTCGAGCTATCACGGCAGCACGATCCAGTTGACGGCGCTCGGCGGCGGCTCCGATCTGCATCGCTCCTTCGCGGTGCCGACGGATGAATGCCTTTATGTCAGCCATCCCAATTGGCCAGGCGGCGCCGAGCCGGGCGAGAGCGAGGCGGCCTATGGCGATCGCCTTGCCGCCGAGCTCAGATCGGTCATCGAGCAGGCCGGCCCGGAAACGGTCGCCGCCTTCTTCGCGGAGCCGGTGTCCGTATCCGCCGGCATGTATGTTCCGCCCGCCGGCTACTTCACCAAGATGAAGGCGGTGCTCGACGCCTACGGCATCTTGCTGGTCGCCGACGAGGTGGTGACCGGGTTCGGCCGGACCGGGCAGTTCTGGGGCACCCAGACGCTGGACATCAAACCCGACTGCATGACCTCGTCAAAAGCGCTGTCGAGCGCCTATCAGCCGATCTCGGCGATCCTGATGTCGGGCGATTTCTATGACCGGCTGGAGCGTGGCAGCACCGAGAAGGGCTGGTTCGCCCATGGCGGCACCTATCATGCCCACCCGGTCGCTGCCGCCGTGGCCCTGAAGACCATCGAGATCTATGAGCGGCGCAATCTTGTCGCCCATGTGCGCGCCATCATGCCGGCCTGGGCGCGCGGCCTTGCCGCGCTGAAGGATCATCCGCTCGTCGCCGAGACGCGCTGTTTCGGACTCCTGGGCGCGGTGCAATTGAAGCTGCCCGGCGACGGCGAGGCTGCCCCGGCCTCGCTGCGGATCGGCGGATTGCCGGCGCAGGTCTATCAGGCCGGCCTCGAAGCCGGCATCATCGTCCGGCCACTGGCGAATTGCCTCGTGCTCTCGCCGCCGCTGATCATCACCATCGAAGAAATCGGCGAATTGTTCGAGCGGCTGACGCGGGCCCTGGATCAGGTGCTGAAGGACATGCCCGCCAGATAG
- a CDS encoding aminotransferase class IV has product METATAGNVDWSKGAAYLDGAYMPVSEAKLSITDWGYRRSDVTYDVVSVWDGAFFRLDDHLARFRASIGAMRFTPKESDEDIRKILHELVRLSGLREAYVAVDCMRGRPSPEQRYHPVNARSYLAAFAIPYVWQMKPDVIARGAHMIIASTPRIPDVCLDARIKNFHWADMTAAMFEAEEKGADNPILLDLDGNVTEGPGYNIFCITDGKVATADRNVLHGISRLSAIDLCAELGLPCEARAVPVEEFRQADEIFATSTAGGIIPVTRLDGRILGNDRPGPISERLREAYWAKRHEGWHAEPVDYSATS; this is encoded by the coding sequence ATGGAGACTGCGACCGCAGGGAACGTCGATTGGTCGAAGGGCGCTGCCTATCTCGACGGGGCCTATATGCCCGTCTCCGAGGCCAAGCTCTCGATCACCGATTGGGGCTATCGTCGCTCGGACGTGACCTATGACGTCGTCAGCGTCTGGGATGGGGCGTTCTTTCGGCTCGACGATCATCTCGCCCGCTTCCGCGCCTCGATTGGAGCCATGCGCTTCACCCCGAAGGAGAGCGACGAGGACATCCGCAAGATCCTGCACGAACTCGTGCGGCTGTCGGGCCTGCGCGAGGCCTATGTGGCTGTGGACTGCATGCGCGGGCGGCCGAGCCCCGAGCAGCGCTATCATCCGGTCAATGCGCGCAGCTATCTTGCGGCCTTCGCCATCCCCTATGTCTGGCAGATGAAGCCCGATGTCATCGCGCGCGGCGCGCATATGATCATCGCCTCGACACCGCGCATTCCCGATGTCTGCCTCGACGCCCGCATCAAGAATTTCCACTGGGCGGACATGACGGCGGCGATGTTCGAGGCCGAGGAGAAGGGCGCCGACAACCCGATCCTGCTCGATCTCGACGGCAACGTTACGGAAGGTCCGGGCTACAACATCTTCTGCATCACCGACGGCAAGGTCGCGACCGCCGACCGCAACGTGCTGCACGGGATCAGCCGGCTGAGCGCGATCGATCTTTGCGCCGAGCTGGGGCTGCCTTGCGAGGCGAGGGCGGTGCCGGTCGAGGAGTTTCGCCAAGCCGACGAGATTTTCGCCACGAGCACCGCGGGCGGCATCATTCCCGTGACCAGGCTCGACGGGCGCATTCTTGGCAATGATCGTCCGGGGCCGATCTCGGAGCGGCTGCGCGAGGCCTATTGGGCGAAACGGCATGAAGGCTGGCATGCCGAACCGGTCGATTACAGCGCCACCAGCTAG
- a CDS encoding amino acid ABC transporter substrate-binding protein encodes MTSLRKLAYAAALAVCGLGAAGLPAEAQVKSATLDAVKKRGELNCGVDTGIPGFAFQDSTGKWKGLDVAYCRAIAAAVLGDAEKVKYVGVTTKVRFTVLQSGEIDVLIRDSTLTFTRDTQLNLSPIAVNFYAGQAFMVKKSLKVASSKELNGATICMLTGATLELNIADYGAANGIKINSLLFDKPEEAFAAAEAGRCDGYSDDSGSVAAARSTMKTPDDWMILPEIISKEPLGIFAREGDEKWGDILKWTHMILLTAEEMGVTKANADQIKASKPVDPFMQRLLGLDEDFSKQLGLDGAWSYRIIKAVGNYGEIYDEYFGPKALGLPRGTNNLWTKGGLQYALPLR; translated from the coding sequence ATGACGAGCTTGCGGAAACTGGCTTATGCGGCGGCGCTCGCCGTTTGCGGATTAGGTGCGGCGGGCCTCCCCGCCGAAGCCCAGGTCAAGAGTGCGACGCTGGACGCGGTCAAGAAACGCGGCGAGCTGAATTGCGGCGTGGATACCGGCATCCCGGGCTTCGCCTTCCAGGACTCGACCGGCAAATGGAAGGGGCTCGACGTCGCCTATTGCCGCGCCATCGCTGCAGCGGTGCTGGGCGATGCGGAGAAGGTCAAATATGTCGGGGTGACCACCAAGGTCCGCTTCACCGTGCTGCAATCGGGCGAGATCGATGTCCTGATCCGCGACAGCACGTTGACCTTCACGCGCGACACGCAACTCAACCTCTCGCCCATCGCGGTGAATTTCTACGCCGGCCAGGCTTTCATGGTGAAGAAGAGCCTCAAGGTCGCCTCCTCCAAGGAGTTGAACGGCGCGACCATCTGCATGCTCACAGGGGCCACGCTCGAGCTCAACATTGCCGATTATGGCGCCGCCAACGGCATCAAGATCAATTCCCTGCTGTTCGACAAGCCGGAGGAGGCCTTCGCCGCGGCGGAGGCGGGGCGCTGCGACGGCTATTCCGACGATTCCGGCAGCGTCGCCGCGGCGCGCTCGACCATGAAGACGCCCGACGACTGGATGATCCTGCCCGAGATCATCTCCAAGGAGCCGCTCGGCATCTTCGCCCGCGAAGGCGACGAGAAATGGGGCGATATCCTGAAATGGACGCATATGATCCTGCTGACGGCCGAGGAGATGGGCGTCACCAAGGCCAATGCCGATCAGATCAAGGCCAGCAAGCCGGTCGATCCCTTCATGCAGCGCCTGCTCGGCCTCGACGAGGACTTCAGCAAGCAGCTGGGCCTCGATGGCGCCTGGTCCTACCGCATCATCAAGGCGGTTGGGAACTATGGCGAGATCTATGACGAGTATTTCGGCCCCAAAGCGCTCGGCCTGCCGCGTGGAACCAATAATCTCTGGACCAAGGGCGGGCTTCAATATGCCCTGCCGCTGCGCTGA
- a CDS encoding ABC transporter permease subunit: MNFGFAFLSQRTGFDIPFHVVPWSTADSYGRALWVCLLNTLLAAAIGIVLGSLLGFLLGVMRLSANWLARSLSLAIIEIVRNTPQLLQIIFWYVVMIQALPPPRNGLALPGGMILSVRGLNMPSIEMGTAGLWPFLLLVASLCLVPVFRGLRRRRRVFGWAAPLLPAIALVVVLLSVDHLDYPTLRGFNYVGGVVVPPELIALVAGLSLYMSAFVAEIVRASLQGIAKGQREAASSLGLSGAQALFLVILPQALRVMIPQLTNQYLNLTKSTSLGAAIAYPELVQIYAGTVLNQTGRALETMFLVMIIFLGINLAISGFMAWYNARVAIVER, translated from the coding sequence ATGAATTTCGGCTTCGCTTTTCTCTCCCAGCGGACCGGTTTCGATATCCCCTTCCACGTCGTGCCCTGGTCGACGGCCGATAGCTATGGCCGGGCCTTGTGGGTCTGCTTGCTCAACACCCTGCTCGCCGCGGCGATCGGCATCGTCCTGGGCTCGCTGCTGGGTTTCCTGCTCGGCGTCATGCGCCTCTCGGCAAACTGGCTGGCGCGCAGCCTGTCGCTGGCGATCATCGAGATCGTGCGCAACACCCCGCAATTGCTGCAGATCATCTTCTGGTATGTGGTGATGATCCAGGCGTTGCCGCCGCCACGCAACGGCCTGGCTTTGCCGGGCGGCATGATCCTCAGCGTCCGCGGCCTGAACATGCCCAGCATCGAGATGGGCACTGCCGGCCTGTGGCCGTTCTTGCTGCTGGTGGCTTCGCTGTGCCTCGTCCCTGTGTTCAGGGGACTGCGTCGCCGGCGCCGGGTTTTCGGCTGGGCCGCGCCGCTCCTGCCCGCCATCGCACTTGTGGTCGTCCTGCTGTCGGTCGACCATCTCGATTACCCGACGCTGCGCGGCTTCAACTATGTCGGGGGCGTCGTGGTGCCGCCCGAATTGATTGCGCTGGTCGCCGGGCTGTCGCTCTACATGTCGGCCTTCGTCGCCGAGATCGTGCGCGCCTCGCTCCAGGGCATCGCCAAGGGCCAGCGGGAAGCTGCATCCTCGCTTGGCCTGTCAGGGGCGCAGGCGCTGTTCCTGGTCATCCTGCCGCAGGCATTGCGGGTGATGATCCCGCAACTGACGAACCAGTATCTCAACCTGACCAAGAGCACCTCGCTCGGCGCGGCGATCGCCTATCCGGAACTCGTCCAGATCTATGCCGGCACGGTGCTCAACCAGACCGGGCGGGCGCTGGAAACGATGTTCCTGGTGATGATCATCTTCCTCGGCATCAACCTCGCCATCTCCGGTTTCATGGCCTGGTACAACGCCCGTGTCGCGATCGTGGAGCGCTGA
- a CDS encoding amino acid ABC transporter permease, whose translation MAPTHVWVKRNLFPSLSSGLLTLVLAGVIIVLVKAIFNWAVTDATISGTTRAACDAGGACWTFIKVRFDLFFYGRYPSPERWRVDLALALVVGTTAATLIAPPRWQGWLALILLGFVPAVAGILLVGGLFGLAYIATNLWGGLMLNVLLTAVAGGGGFILGVFLALGRRSKYPVIRLFSMLFIELWRGVPLLTVLFMAMLLVPLFMPNGATIDNLLRAMLALTLFTAAYMAEIVRGGLQAIPRGQAEAATALGLRPWAIQCFIVLPQALRLVIPGLVNTVIDLFKDTTLVSIVGLFDLLAVITQAQKDQVWLGMAREGYAFAVVVFFLCCFGMSLFSRRLEHRLNRHLRY comes from the coding sequence ATGGCGCCGACGCATGTCTGGGTCAAACGGAACCTGTTTCCATCGCTGTCCAGCGGCTTACTGACGCTGGTCCTGGCTGGTGTGATCATTGTCTTGGTCAAGGCGATCTTCAACTGGGCGGTGACGGATGCGACGATCTCCGGCACCACGCGGGCCGCCTGCGATGCCGGCGGCGCCTGCTGGACCTTCATCAAGGTCAGGTTCGATCTGTTCTTCTATGGCCGCTATCCCTCGCCCGAGCGTTGGCGGGTCGATCTCGCCTTGGCTCTGGTCGTCGGCACCACGGCGGCGACGCTTATCGCGCCGCCGCGCTGGCAGGGCTGGCTCGCGCTGATCCTGCTCGGCTTCGTGCCCGCGGTGGCCGGCATCCTTCTGGTCGGCGGGCTGTTCGGACTTGCCTACATCGCCACCAATCTCTGGGGTGGCTTGATGCTGAACGTCCTGCTCACCGCGGTGGCTGGCGGTGGCGGCTTCATTCTCGGCGTCTTCCTGGCGCTCGGCCGCCGCTCGAAATATCCGGTCATCCGCCTGTTCTCGATGCTGTTCATCGAGTTGTGGCGCGGCGTGCCGTTGCTGACCGTGCTCTTTATGGCGATGCTGCTGGTGCCGCTGTTCATGCCCAATGGCGCGACGATCGACAATCTGCTGCGCGCGATGCTGGCGCTGACGCTGTTCACGGCCGCCTATATGGCGGAAATCGTGCGCGGTGGCCTGCAGGCGATCCCGCGCGGCCAGGCCGAGGCCGCGACCGCGCTTGGCCTGCGGCCATGGGCGATCCAGTGCTTCATCGTCCTGCCGCAGGCGCTCAGGCTGGTCATTCCCGGCCTCGTCAACACGGTGATCGACCTGTTCAAGGACACCACGCTCGTCAGCATCGTCGGCCTGTTCGACCTTCTCGCCGTGATCACTCAGGCCCAGAAGGACCAGGTCTGGCTCGGCATGGCGCGGGAGGGTTATGCCTTCGCAGTGGTGGTGTTCTTCCTGTGCTGCTTCGGGATGTCGCTATTCAGTCGCCGCCTCGAGCACCGCCTGAACCGCCATCTGCGCTATTGA
- a CDS encoding isocitrate/isopropylmalate dehydrogenase family protein, translating into MKLLVLPCDGIGPEIISASMQVLEAASTRFGLDLAFDYDEVGFTSLEKHGTTLRDSILEKARHDYDGVILGTQSHADYPAPEKGGRNVSAGFRIGLDLYANVRPARTRSFIPSNMKPGKTMDLVIMREATEGFYPDRNMHLGWAELMPSPDMAISLRKITAHCSNRIARRAFELAMTRRKKVTAVHKVNSFHQTDGLFLREVRKVAADFPEVALDDLLIDASTAHLVRNPERFDVICATNFYGDIISDLASELSGSLGLAGSMMASDSHCCAQAQHGSAPDIQNQDKANPVSMMLSCGMLLQWLGETRGLPQFEAAFRAIDAAIDTVLTDPASRTPDLDGKVGTKKFGSLVAEVLARP; encoded by the coding sequence ATGAAGCTGCTCGTCCTGCCCTGCGATGGCATCGGTCCCGAAATCATCTCCGCCTCCATGCAGGTGCTGGAAGCCGCCAGCACGCGGTTCGGCCTCGACCTCGCCTTCGACTATGACGAGGTCGGCTTCACCAGCCTGGAGAAGCACGGCACCACGCTGCGTGACAGCATCCTGGAGAAGGCTCGGCACGATTATGATGGCGTGATCCTCGGAACCCAATCGCATGCCGACTACCCTGCGCCGGAAAAGGGTGGACGCAACGTCTCCGCCGGTTTCCGGATCGGCCTCGATCTCTACGCCAATGTCCGCCCGGCGCGCACCCGGTCATTCATTCCATCCAATATGAAGCCGGGCAAGACGATGGACCTCGTCATCATGCGCGAGGCGACGGAGGGCTTCTATCCCGACCGCAACATGCATCTGGGCTGGGCCGAGCTGATGCCCTCGCCCGACATGGCGATCTCGCTGCGCAAGATCACCGCCCATTGCTCGAACCGCATCGCGCGCCGCGCCTTCGAACTGGCGATGACGCGCCGGAAGAAGGTCACCGCCGTCCACAAGGTCAACAGCTTCCACCAGACCGATGGGCTTTTCCTGCGCGAGGTCAGGAAGGTGGCGGCGGACTTCCCCGAAGTCGCCCTGGACGACTTGCTGATCGACGCTTCGACGGCGCATCTGGTGCGCAATCCCGAGCGCTTCGACGTGATCTGCGCGACGAATTTCTACGGCGACATCATCTCGGATCTGGCGAGCGAATTGTCGGGCAGTCTCGGCCTCGCCGGCTCGATGATGGCGAGCGACAGCCATTGCTGCGCCCAGGCCCAGCACGGCTCGGCGCCCGACATCCAGAACCAGGACAAGGCCAATCCGGTCTCGATGATGCTGTCCTGCGGCATGCTGCTGCAATGGCTCGGCGAGACGCGCGGCCTGCCGCAGTTCGAGGCAGCCTTCCGCGCCATCGACGCCGCGATCGACACAGTCCTGACGGATCCGGCCTCCCGCACGCCGGACCTCGACGGCAAGGTCGGCACGAAAAAATTCGGCTCGCTGGTCGCCGAAGTGCTGGCTCGCCCCTGA
- a CDS encoding GntR family transcriptional regulator encodes MSNSPLALRIAGDIVARINSGDLSAGSHLATEALARQYQVSRSPVREALSVLAGDGVIENRPNRGFYVRSDIDLADMAKPGLTARAADADPYFTFAEDWLNDRIEGELTEQAVRDRYRLTRSQAQDLFVRAVQEGWAEPKPGYGWRLRPVAKTSEAFEQIYRFRAVIEPAAIMEPTFRFDRAAAAPLRRVQEKLARGQLGGLTPEAMRSAGAGFHEELIRMAGNPMFLFALERANQFRRLIEYRLKVDPQRIVAQSIEHVQILDLLERGDNLEAAHVMRRHLNGALAVKSPVVQAEFASAPRD; translated from the coding sequence ATGTCCAACAGTCCCCTCGCGCTCCGCATCGCTGGCGACATCGTTGCCCGCATCAATTCGGGCGACCTCTCCGCGGGGTCGCATCTGGCGACCGAGGCGCTTGCCAGGCAGTATCAGGTCTCCCGCTCGCCGGTCCGCGAGGCGCTGAGCGTGCTGGCCGGCGACGGGGTCATCGAGAACCGGCCAAATCGCGGCTTCTATGTTCGCTCCGATATCGATCTGGCGGACATGGCCAAGCCGGGGCTCACGGCCAGGGCGGCCGATGCCGATCCCTATTTCACCTTCGCCGAGGACTGGCTGAACGATCGGATCGAAGGCGAGCTCACCGAGCAGGCCGTGAGGGACAGGTACAGGCTCACGCGCTCCCAGGCTCAGGATCTCTTCGTGCGCGCGGTCCAGGAGGGCTGGGCCGAGCCCAAGCCGGGATATGGCTGGCGATTGCGGCCGGTCGCCAAGACATCAGAGGCCTTCGAGCAGATCTATCGCTTTCGGGCGGTGATCGAGCCGGCGGCGATCATGGAGCCGACTTTCCGCTTCGACAGGGCTGCCGCCGCCCCTCTGCGGAGAGTCCAGGAGAAGCTGGCGCGGGGGCAGCTCGGCGGGCTGACCCCCGAGGCGATGCGGAGCGCCGGTGCGGGCTTTCATGAGGAGCTGATCAGGATGGCGGGGAATCCGATGTTCCTGTTCGCGCTGGAGCGCGCCAACCAGTTCCGGCGCCTCATTGAGTACCGGTTGAAGGTCGACCCCCAGCGGATCGTCGCGCAGAGCATCGAGCATGTTCAGATCCTGGATCTGCTTGAGCGTGGCGACAATCTGGAGGCGGCGCATGTGATGCGCCGTCATCTGAACGGCGCCCTGGCCGTCAAATCGCCGGTCGTTCAAGCCGAGTTCGCGTCTGCGCCAAGGGATTAG
- a CDS encoding ABC transporter substrate-binding protein codes for MITRRHVVAGAGALTAAAMAGNRPALAQGIPAGYSADYKDLVDKAVKEGAVSIYTSTDDVQGRPLIEAFRAAFPGIRVDYNDLGTNGAYNRVISEAAAKQVGSDIVWTSAMDLQMVLVSKGQAETYKSPEAAQLPAWANFNDQLYATSVEPVAIMYNKSMLGALKPPQTRAELIAFLQTNKEALKGKVASFDPEKSGSGFLFFNNDARTTSDTWELVKAFGGTDPKVYGSSGAMREKIASGEHWIAFNLIGSYAIEWAKKNNNLGVVLPPDHAAAFSRVANISKGAPHPAAARVFLDFLLSQRGQTAMAGSGAPSIRTDVSEGLNIAKLNEMAGGKLKPIPVSAALLEASDPKTRAEFFQKWKQALRG; via the coding sequence ATGATCACACGCAGACATGTCGTCGCGGGCGCTGGTGCGCTCACCGCTGCAGCCATGGCCGGCAATCGTCCTGCCCTCGCGCAAGGCATTCCGGCGGGCTATTCGGCCGACTACAAGGATCTGGTCGACAAGGCGGTGAAGGAGGGTGCGGTCTCCATCTACACATCGACGGATGATGTGCAGGGCCGGCCACTGATCGAAGCCTTCCGGGCCGCGTTCCCCGGCATCCGGGTCGACTATAACGACCTTGGAACGAACGGCGCCTATAACCGCGTCATCTCGGAAGCCGCCGCCAAGCAGGTCGGCTCGGACATCGTCTGGACCTCGGCGATGGACCTGCAGATGGTGCTGGTCTCGAAGGGGCAGGCGGAAACCTACAAATCGCCCGAGGCCGCCCAGCTGCCGGCCTGGGCCAATTTCAACGACCAGCTCTACGCGACCTCGGTCGAGCCGGTCGCGATCATGTACAACAAAAGCATGCTAGGCGCGCTCAAGCCGCCCCAGACGCGCGCCGAGCTCATCGCCTTCCTGCAAACCAACAAGGAAGCGCTGAAGGGCAAGGTCGCCTCGTTCGATCCGGAGAAGAGCGGCTCCGGCTTCCTGTTCTTCAACAACGACGCCCGCACCACCTCCGACACCTGGGAGCTCGTGAAGGCGTTCGGCGGAACGGACCCCAAGGTCTATGGCAGCTCGGGCGCGATGCGCGAGAAGATCGCCTCGGGCGAGCACTGGATCGCCTTCAACCTGATCGGCTCCTACGCGATCGAATGGGCCAAGAAGAACAACAATCTCGGCGTCGTCCTGCCGCCTGACCATGCGGCGGCGTTCTCGCGGGTCGCCAATATCTCGAAGGGCGCACCTCATCCCGCCGCGGCGCGCGTCTTCCTCGACTTCCTGTTGTCCCAGCGCGGACAGACGGCGATGGCCGGCAGCGGCGCGCCGTCGATCCGCACCGATGTCAGCGAAGGCCTCAACATCGCCAAGCTCAATGAGATGGCAGGCGGCAAGCTGAAGCCAATCCCCGTTTCGGCCGCGCTGCTGGAAGCATCCGATCCAAAAACACGCGCCGAGTTCTTCCAGAAATGGAAGCAGGCGCTGCGCGGTTGA